One region of Citrus sinensis cultivar Valencia sweet orange chromosome 6, DVS_A1.0, whole genome shotgun sequence genomic DNA includes:
- the LOC102631384 gene encoding uncharacterized protein LOC102631384 isoform X4 translates to MLQSGQEIGPLLLEVPLFNMNSDRSNLDDNSKNEETDMRFEVSELAGWKGSFLLNENLLPKFGKSENTSHKCKSKSFKRASKQEQRSSARNCFQDPPLSGLIRMEYEESSSDSSIHSVRGKRKISKHEESSTHSSLQSLREKTKISKGIGSSSSAKPSTKGRRLAKCIGRNGLESMLLDSDQDRAPVIRIAETSDDGFHKDGGINEGSEDIKEIEERDFPALLQRESQDGCSGIENSNGMVKNTERIEHVNQSSASGELSCVICWTEFSSTRGVLACGHRFCYSCIQNWADHMASVRKISTCPLCKASFMSITKVEDAATSDQKIYSQTIPCAWSTRDVFILPDGDSASVQLSLLEACIECRSQEPQDLLIRCHLCQSRCIHCYCMDPPLDPWTCIHCKDLQMLYNRSNF, encoded by the exons ATGTTGCAAAG TGGACAAGAGATAGGGCCTCTGTTGCTGGAAGTCCCACTCTTCAATATGAATTCTGACAGGTCCAACCTTGATGACAACTCTAAGAACGAAGAAACTGATATGAGATTTGAAGTTTCCGAGCTGGCTGGTTGGAAGGGTTCCTTTTTGTTGAACGAG AACCTGTTACCTAAGTTTGGAAAAAGCGAGAATACTTCTCATAAATGCAagtcaaaatcatttaaaaggGCTTCAAAGCAGGAACAGAGGTCTAGTGCCAGAAATTGTTTTCAGGATCCTCCTTTGTCTGGATTAATTAGGATGGAG TATGAAGAGTCAAGTTCAGATTCTTCTATCCATTCTGTGAGagggaaaaggaaaatttcaaaGCATGAAGAGTCAAGTACTCATTCTTCTTTGCAGTCACTCAGAGAAAAGACCAAGATTTCCAAGGGCATCGGCAGCAGCTCTTCTGCTAAACCTTCTACTAAGGGACGGAGACTTGCGAAGTGTATTGGTAGAAATGGTTTGGAGTCTATGCTCTTGGATTCTGACCAAGACAGGGCCCCAGTTATCAGAATTGCAGAAACATCTGATGATGGGTTCCATAAAGATGGGGGAATAAATGAAGGCTCTGAAGATATTAAAGAAATAGAAGAAAGAGATTTTCCAGCTCTGCTGCAAAGAGAGTCACAAGATGGTTGCTCTGGTATTGAGAACTCAAATGGAATGGTAAAAAATACTGAACGAATTGAACACGTTAACCAATCATCTGCTTCAGGGGAATTATCATGTGTAATATGTTGGACAGAATTTAGTTCAACCAGAGGGGTTTTGGCATGCGGACATCGATTTTGTTATTCATGCATCCAAAACTGGGCTGATCATATG GCTTCAGTGAGAAAGATCTCCACTTGTCCTCTGTGTAAAGCCAGTTTTATGAGCATTACAAAGGTGGAGGATGCAGCCACTTCTGACCAAAAAATCTACTCGCAAACAATTCCATGTGCCTGGTCAACAAGGGATGTTTTCATTCTTCCAGATGGAGATAGTGCCAGTGTTCAG CTGTCATTACTTGAAGCATGTATCGAATGCCGTTCTCAGGAACCACAAGATCTTCTCATCAGATGCCATCTCTGCCAGAGTAGATGCATCCATTGCTACTGTATGGACCCTCCTTTGGATCCATGGACATGCATTCACTGCAAGGATCTCCAAATGCTTTACAATCGCAGCAACTTTTAG
- the LOC102631384 gene encoding BRCT domain-containing protein At4g02110 isoform X1 — translation MEAESLSSQIDQSDNRSIEGMESVVATVSGYHGTERFNLIKLISYSGASYVGTMSKSTTHLVCWKFEGEKHSLAKKFRTIIVNHQWVEDCIKQHRRLPERPYMLQSGQEIGPLLLEVPLFNMNSDRSNLDDNSKNEETDMRFEVSELAGWKGSFLLNENLLPKFGKSENTSHKCKSKSFKRASKQEQRSSARNCFQDPPLSGLIRMEYEESSSDSSIHSVRGKRKISKHEESSTHSSLQSLREKTKISKGIGSSSSAKPSTKGRRLAKCIGRNGLESMLLDSDQDRAPVIRIAETSDDGFHKDGGINEGSEDIKEIEERDFPALLQRESQDGCSGIENSNGMVKNTERIEHVNQSSASGELSCVICWTEFSSTRGVLACGHRFCYSCIQNWADHMASVRKISTCPLCKASFMSITKVEDAATSDQKIYSQTIPCAWSTRDVFILPDGDSASVQLSLLEACIECRSQEPQDLLIRCHLCQSRCIHCYCMDPPLDPWTCIHCKDLQMLYNRSNF, via the exons ATGGAAGCTGAATCTCTCTCCTCTCAAATCGATCAATCCGACA ATCGATCCATCGAAGGCATGGAATCGGTGGTGGCGACAGTGAGCGGTTACCATGGAACGGAGCGCTTCAATCTCATCAAGCTCATATCTTATTCCGGAGCTAGTTACGTCGGTACGATGTCAAAATCAACAACACACTTA GTGTGTTGGAAGTTTGAAGGAGAGAAGCACAGTCTTGCTAAGAAGTTTAGAACGATTATAGTTAATCATCAGTGGGTGGAAGATTGCATAAAGCAACACAGACGTCTTCCTGAGCGCCCTTATATGTTGCAAAG TGGACAAGAGATAGGGCCTCTGTTGCTGGAAGTCCCACTCTTCAATATGAATTCTGACAGGTCCAACCTTGATGACAACTCTAAGAACGAAGAAACTGATATGAGATTTGAAGTTTCCGAGCTGGCTGGTTGGAAGGGTTCCTTTTTGTTGAACGAG AACCTGTTACCTAAGTTTGGAAAAAGCGAGAATACTTCTCATAAATGCAagtcaaaatcatttaaaaggGCTTCAAAGCAGGAACAGAGGTCTAGTGCCAGAAATTGTTTTCAGGATCCTCCTTTGTCTGGATTAATTAGGATGGAG TATGAAGAGTCAAGTTCAGATTCTTCTATCCATTCTGTGAGagggaaaaggaaaatttcaaaGCATGAAGAGTCAAGTACTCATTCTTCTTTGCAGTCACTCAGAGAAAAGACCAAGATTTCCAAGGGCATCGGCAGCAGCTCTTCTGCTAAACCTTCTACTAAGGGACGGAGACTTGCGAAGTGTATTGGTAGAAATGGTTTGGAGTCTATGCTCTTGGATTCTGACCAAGACAGGGCCCCAGTTATCAGAATTGCAGAAACATCTGATGATGGGTTCCATAAAGATGGGGGAATAAATGAAGGCTCTGAAGATATTAAAGAAATAGAAGAAAGAGATTTTCCAGCTCTGCTGCAAAGAGAGTCACAAGATGGTTGCTCTGGTATTGAGAACTCAAATGGAATGGTAAAAAATACTGAACGAATTGAACACGTTAACCAATCATCTGCTTCAGGGGAATTATCATGTGTAATATGTTGGACAGAATTTAGTTCAACCAGAGGGGTTTTGGCATGCGGACATCGATTTTGTTATTCATGCATCCAAAACTGGGCTGATCATATG GCTTCAGTGAGAAAGATCTCCACTTGTCCTCTGTGTAAAGCCAGTTTTATGAGCATTACAAAGGTGGAGGATGCAGCCACTTCTGACCAAAAAATCTACTCGCAAACAATTCCATGTGCCTGGTCAACAAGGGATGTTTTCATTCTTCCAGATGGAGATAGTGCCAGTGTTCAG CTGTCATTACTTGAAGCATGTATCGAATGCCGTTCTCAGGAACCACAAGATCTTCTCATCAGATGCCATCTCTGCCAGAGTAGATGCATCCATTGCTACTGTATGGACCCTCCTTTGGATCCATGGACATGCATTCACTGCAAGGATCTCCAAATGCTTTACAATCGCAGCAACTTTTAG
- the LOC102631384 gene encoding uncharacterized protein LOC102631384 isoform X2 codes for MEAESLSSQIDQSDNRSIEGMESVVATVSGYHGTERFNLIKLISYSGASYVGTMSKSTTHLVCWKFEGEKHSLAKKFRTIIVNHQWVEDCIKQHRRLPERPYMLQSGQEIGPLLLEVPLFNMNSDRSNLDDNSKNEETDMRFEVSELAGWKGSFLLNENLLPKFGKSENTSHKCKSKSFKRASKQEQRSSARNCFQDPPLSGLIRMESLREKTKISKGIGSSSSAKPSTKGRRLAKCIGRNGLESMLLDSDQDRAPVIRIAETSDDGFHKDGGINEGSEDIKEIEERDFPALLQRESQDGCSGIENSNGMVKNTERIEHVNQSSASGELSCVICWTEFSSTRGVLACGHRFCYSCIQNWADHMASVRKISTCPLCKASFMSITKVEDAATSDQKIYSQTIPCAWSTRDVFILPDGDSASVQLSLLEACIECRSQEPQDLLIRCHLCQSRCIHCYCMDPPLDPWTCIHCKDLQMLYNRSNF; via the exons ATGGAAGCTGAATCTCTCTCCTCTCAAATCGATCAATCCGACA ATCGATCCATCGAAGGCATGGAATCGGTGGTGGCGACAGTGAGCGGTTACCATGGAACGGAGCGCTTCAATCTCATCAAGCTCATATCTTATTCCGGAGCTAGTTACGTCGGTACGATGTCAAAATCAACAACACACTTA GTGTGTTGGAAGTTTGAAGGAGAGAAGCACAGTCTTGCTAAGAAGTTTAGAACGATTATAGTTAATCATCAGTGGGTGGAAGATTGCATAAAGCAACACAGACGTCTTCCTGAGCGCCCTTATATGTTGCAAAG TGGACAAGAGATAGGGCCTCTGTTGCTGGAAGTCCCACTCTTCAATATGAATTCTGACAGGTCCAACCTTGATGACAACTCTAAGAACGAAGAAACTGATATGAGATTTGAAGTTTCCGAGCTGGCTGGTTGGAAGGGTTCCTTTTTGTTGAACGAG AACCTGTTACCTAAGTTTGGAAAAAGCGAGAATACTTCTCATAAATGCAagtcaaaatcatttaaaaggGCTTCAAAGCAGGAACAGAGGTCTAGTGCCAGAAATTGTTTTCAGGATCCTCCTTTGTCTGGATTAATTAGGATGGAG TCACTCAGAGAAAAGACCAAGATTTCCAAGGGCATCGGCAGCAGCTCTTCTGCTAAACCTTCTACTAAGGGACGGAGACTTGCGAAGTGTATTGGTAGAAATGGTTTGGAGTCTATGCTCTTGGATTCTGACCAAGACAGGGCCCCAGTTATCAGAATTGCAGAAACATCTGATGATGGGTTCCATAAAGATGGGGGAATAAATGAAGGCTCTGAAGATATTAAAGAAATAGAAGAAAGAGATTTTCCAGCTCTGCTGCAAAGAGAGTCACAAGATGGTTGCTCTGGTATTGAGAACTCAAATGGAATGGTAAAAAATACTGAACGAATTGAACACGTTAACCAATCATCTGCTTCAGGGGAATTATCATGTGTAATATGTTGGACAGAATTTAGTTCAACCAGAGGGGTTTTGGCATGCGGACATCGATTTTGTTATTCATGCATCCAAAACTGGGCTGATCATATG GCTTCAGTGAGAAAGATCTCCACTTGTCCTCTGTGTAAAGCCAGTTTTATGAGCATTACAAAGGTGGAGGATGCAGCCACTTCTGACCAAAAAATCTACTCGCAAACAATTCCATGTGCCTGGTCAACAAGGGATGTTTTCATTCTTCCAGATGGAGATAGTGCCAGTGTTCAG CTGTCATTACTTGAAGCATGTATCGAATGCCGTTCTCAGGAACCACAAGATCTTCTCATCAGATGCCATCTCTGCCAGAGTAGATGCATCCATTGCTACTGTATGGACCCTCCTTTGGATCCATGGACATGCATTCACTGCAAGGATCTCCAAATGCTTTACAATCGCAGCAACTTTTAG
- the LOC102631384 gene encoding uncharacterized protein LOC102631384 isoform X3: protein MERSASISSSSYLIPELVTSVRCQNQQHTYGQEIGPLLLEVPLFNMNSDRSNLDDNSKNEETDMRFEVSELAGWKGSFLLNENLLPKFGKSENTSHKCKSKSFKRASKQEQRSSARNCFQDPPLSGLIRMEYEESSSDSSIHSVRGKRKISKHEESSTHSSLQSLREKTKISKGIGSSSSAKPSTKGRRLAKCIGRNGLESMLLDSDQDRAPVIRIAETSDDGFHKDGGINEGSEDIKEIEERDFPALLQRESQDGCSGIENSNGMVKNTERIEHVNQSSASGELSCVICWTEFSSTRGVLACGHRFCYSCIQNWADHMASVRKISTCPLCKASFMSITKVEDAATSDQKIYSQTIPCAWSTRDVFILPDGDSASVQLSLLEACIECRSQEPQDLLIRCHLCQSRCIHCYCMDPPLDPWTCIHCKDLQMLYNRSNF from the exons ATGGAACGGAGCGCTTCAATCTCATCAAGCTCATATCTTATTCCGGAGCTAGTTACGTCGGTACGATGTCAAAATCAACAACACACTTA TGGACAAGAGATAGGGCCTCTGTTGCTGGAAGTCCCACTCTTCAATATGAATTCTGACAGGTCCAACCTTGATGACAACTCTAAGAACGAAGAAACTGATATGAGATTTGAAGTTTCCGAGCTGGCTGGTTGGAAGGGTTCCTTTTTGTTGAACGAG AACCTGTTACCTAAGTTTGGAAAAAGCGAGAATACTTCTCATAAATGCAagtcaaaatcatttaaaaggGCTTCAAAGCAGGAACAGAGGTCTAGTGCCAGAAATTGTTTTCAGGATCCTCCTTTGTCTGGATTAATTAGGATGGAG TATGAAGAGTCAAGTTCAGATTCTTCTATCCATTCTGTGAGagggaaaaggaaaatttcaaaGCATGAAGAGTCAAGTACTCATTCTTCTTTGCAGTCACTCAGAGAAAAGACCAAGATTTCCAAGGGCATCGGCAGCAGCTCTTCTGCTAAACCTTCTACTAAGGGACGGAGACTTGCGAAGTGTATTGGTAGAAATGGTTTGGAGTCTATGCTCTTGGATTCTGACCAAGACAGGGCCCCAGTTATCAGAATTGCAGAAACATCTGATGATGGGTTCCATAAAGATGGGGGAATAAATGAAGGCTCTGAAGATATTAAAGAAATAGAAGAAAGAGATTTTCCAGCTCTGCTGCAAAGAGAGTCACAAGATGGTTGCTCTGGTATTGAGAACTCAAATGGAATGGTAAAAAATACTGAACGAATTGAACACGTTAACCAATCATCTGCTTCAGGGGAATTATCATGTGTAATATGTTGGACAGAATTTAGTTCAACCAGAGGGGTTTTGGCATGCGGACATCGATTTTGTTATTCATGCATCCAAAACTGGGCTGATCATATG GCTTCAGTGAGAAAGATCTCCACTTGTCCTCTGTGTAAAGCCAGTTTTATGAGCATTACAAAGGTGGAGGATGCAGCCACTTCTGACCAAAAAATCTACTCGCAAACAATTCCATGTGCCTGGTCAACAAGGGATGTTTTCATTCTTCCAGATGGAGATAGTGCCAGTGTTCAG CTGTCATTACTTGAAGCATGTATCGAATGCCGTTCTCAGGAACCACAAGATCTTCTCATCAGATGCCATCTCTGCCAGAGTAGATGCATCCATTGCTACTGTATGGACCCTCCTTTGGATCCATGGACATGCATTCACTGCAAGGATCTCCAAATGCTTTACAATCGCAGCAACTTTTAG
- the LOC102629309 gene encoding protein FLX-like 2 isoform X1, giving the protein MGSKGRIPPPHLRRPPPGPGMMHPDPFVSGMRPPMPGAFPPFDMMPPPEVMEQKIASQHVEMQKLATENQRLAATHGTLRQELAAAQHELQILHGQIGGMKSERELQMRNLTEKIAKMEAELKTAEPVKLEFQKSKTEAQNLVVAREELIAKVHQLTQDLQRAHTDVQQIPALLSELESLRQEYHHCRGTYEYEKKFYNDHLESLQVMEKNYITMATEVEKLRAELMNAPNVDRRAADGSYGGATGNSENETSGRPVGQNAYEDGYGVPQGHGPPPSATTAGVVGAGPNTSTSAYAATQSGTPMRAAYDIPRGPGYEASKGPGYDASKAPSYDPTKGPSYDPAKGPGYDPTKGPGYDAQKGSKYDAQRGPNYDIHRGPSYDPQRGLGYDMQRGPSYDMQRGPGYETQRVPGYDVQRGPVYEAQRAPSYIPQRGPGYDVQRGQGYDMRRAPSYDPSRGTGFDGAPRGAAPHGQVPPPLNNVPYGSATPPARSGSGQPRGGNPARR; this is encoded by the exons ATGGGAAGCAAGGGTCGAATTCCACCTCCTCATCTAAGGCGTCCTCCTCCAGGCCCTGGCATGATGCATCCTGATCCATTTGTCTCTGGTATGCGCCCCCCAATGCCAGGTGCCTTTCCTCCTTTCGATATGATGCCTCCTCCTGAAGTTATGGAACAAAAGATTGCCTCGCAGCATGTGGAGATGCAGAAGCTTGCAACAGAGAATCAGAGGCTTGCTGCTACCCATGGAACATTGAGACAAGAACTTGCTGCTGCACAGCATGAGTTGCAGATATTGCATGGTCAGATAGGAGGTATGAAGTCTGAGAGAGAGCTACAAATGAGGAACCTTACCGAAAAGATTGCCAAGATGGAAGCcgaactaaaaactgcagagCCCGTTAAGCTAGAGTTTCAGAAATCAAAGACAGAAGCTCAGAACTTGGTTGTAGCGAGGGAGGAACTTATTGCCAAAGTACATCAACTGACCCAGGATCTTCAGAGGGCCCACACAGACGTGCAGCAGATACCAGCTTTGCTGTCAGAACTCGAGAGCCTCAGACAAGAATATCATCACTGCAG GGGTACTTACGAATATGAGaagaaattttacaatgaCCATCTTGAATCACTTCAGGTGATGGAGAAGAACTATATTACCATGGCAACAGAGGTGGAAAAGCTACGGGCTGAGTTGATGAATGCTCCTAATGTAGACAGAAGGGCTG CAGATGGATCTTATGGTGGTGCAACTGGAAACAGTGAGAATGAGACTTCTGGACGTCCTGTGGGACAAAATGCTTATGAAGATGGTTATGGTGTTCCCCAG GGGCATGGGCCTCCACCTTCAGCTACTACTGCTGGTGTTGTTGGTGCTGGGCCTAATACAAGTACCAGTGCTTATGCGGCAACTCAATCAGGAACTCCTATGAGGGCTGCTTATGACATACCAAGAGGACCTGGTTATGAGGCATCCAAAGGACCTGGTTATGATGCATCCAAAGCACCCAGTTATGATCCAACCAAAGGACCCAGTTATGATCCAGCCAAAGGACCCGGCTATGATCCAACAAAAGGACCTGGTTATGATGCACAGAAAGGTTCTAAATATGATGCACAAAGAGGGCCTAACTATGATATACACAGGGGACCCAGTTATGATCCACAGAGAGGGCTCGGTTATGACATGCAGAGAGGGCCTAGTTATGACATGCAGAGAGGTCCAGGTTATGAGACACAGCGAGTTCCTGGCTATGATGTACAGAGAGGGCCTGTCTATGAAGCACAAAGAGCACCCAGTTACATTCCGCAAAGAGGACCTGGATATGATGTACAAAGAGGGCAAGGGTATGATATGCGCAGAGCACCTAGTTATGATCCATCAAGAGGAACCGGTTTTGATGGAGCACCCAGAGGTGCTGCCCCACATGGACAAGTACCGCCACCTCTGAACAATGTGCCTTATGGATCTGCAACACCACCTGCTCGATCTGGAAGCGGGCAACCTCGTGGTGGGAACCCTGCTCGaagatga
- the LOC102629309 gene encoding protein FLX-like 2 isoform X2, whose protein sequence is MGSKGRIPPPHLRRPPPGPGMMHPDPFVSGMRPPMPGAFPPFDMMPPPEVMEQKIASQHVEMQKLATENQRLAATHGTLRQELAAAQHELQILHGQIGGMKSERELQMRNLTEKIAKMEAELKTAEPVKLEFQKSKTEAQNLVVAREELIAKVHQLTQDLQRAHTDVQQIPALLSELESLRQEYHHCRGTYEYEKKFYNDHLESLQVMEKNYITMATEVEKLRAELMNAPNVDRRADGSYGGATGNSENETSGRPVGQNAYEDGYGVPQGHGPPPSATTAGVVGAGPNTSTSAYAATQSGTPMRAAYDIPRGPGYEASKGPGYDASKAPSYDPTKGPSYDPAKGPGYDPTKGPGYDAQKGSKYDAQRGPNYDIHRGPSYDPQRGLGYDMQRGPSYDMQRGPGYETQRVPGYDVQRGPVYEAQRAPSYIPQRGPGYDVQRGQGYDMRRAPSYDPSRGTGFDGAPRGAAPHGQVPPPLNNVPYGSATPPARSGSGQPRGGNPARR, encoded by the exons ATGGGAAGCAAGGGTCGAATTCCACCTCCTCATCTAAGGCGTCCTCCTCCAGGCCCTGGCATGATGCATCCTGATCCATTTGTCTCTGGTATGCGCCCCCCAATGCCAGGTGCCTTTCCTCCTTTCGATATGATGCCTCCTCCTGAAGTTATGGAACAAAAGATTGCCTCGCAGCATGTGGAGATGCAGAAGCTTGCAACAGAGAATCAGAGGCTTGCTGCTACCCATGGAACATTGAGACAAGAACTTGCTGCTGCACAGCATGAGTTGCAGATATTGCATGGTCAGATAGGAGGTATGAAGTCTGAGAGAGAGCTACAAATGAGGAACCTTACCGAAAAGATTGCCAAGATGGAAGCcgaactaaaaactgcagagCCCGTTAAGCTAGAGTTTCAGAAATCAAAGACAGAAGCTCAGAACTTGGTTGTAGCGAGGGAGGAACTTATTGCCAAAGTACATCAACTGACCCAGGATCTTCAGAGGGCCCACACAGACGTGCAGCAGATACCAGCTTTGCTGTCAGAACTCGAGAGCCTCAGACAAGAATATCATCACTGCAG GGGTACTTACGAATATGAGaagaaattttacaatgaCCATCTTGAATCACTTCAGGTGATGGAGAAGAACTATATTACCATGGCAACAGAGGTGGAAAAGCTACGGGCTGAGTTGATGAATGCTCCTAATGTAGACAGAAGGGCTG ATGGATCTTATGGTGGTGCAACTGGAAACAGTGAGAATGAGACTTCTGGACGTCCTGTGGGACAAAATGCTTATGAAGATGGTTATGGTGTTCCCCAG GGGCATGGGCCTCCACCTTCAGCTACTACTGCTGGTGTTGTTGGTGCTGGGCCTAATACAAGTACCAGTGCTTATGCGGCAACTCAATCAGGAACTCCTATGAGGGCTGCTTATGACATACCAAGAGGACCTGGTTATGAGGCATCCAAAGGACCTGGTTATGATGCATCCAAAGCACCCAGTTATGATCCAACCAAAGGACCCAGTTATGATCCAGCCAAAGGACCCGGCTATGATCCAACAAAAGGACCTGGTTATGATGCACAGAAAGGTTCTAAATATGATGCACAAAGAGGGCCTAACTATGATATACACAGGGGACCCAGTTATGATCCACAGAGAGGGCTCGGTTATGACATGCAGAGAGGGCCTAGTTATGACATGCAGAGAGGTCCAGGTTATGAGACACAGCGAGTTCCTGGCTATGATGTACAGAGAGGGCCTGTCTATGAAGCACAAAGAGCACCCAGTTACATTCCGCAAAGAGGACCTGGATATGATGTACAAAGAGGGCAAGGGTATGATATGCGCAGAGCACCTAGTTATGATCCATCAAGAGGAACCGGTTTTGATGGAGCACCCAGAGGTGCTGCCCCACATGGACAAGTACCGCCACCTCTGAACAATGTGCCTTATGGATCTGCAACACCACCTGCTCGATCTGGAAGCGGGCAACCTCGTGGTGGGAACCCTGCTCGaagatga
- the LOC102629591 gene encoding uncharacterized protein LOC102629591, whose translation MAAQSLLYANLNPLLISGSTGNQIKAGEQFLGSFPLKAKTTRPRLSNGCRVRAAATAVALPVEIPCQWYNVIADLSVKPPPPLHPKTFEPVKPEDLSPLFPDELIKQEASTDRFIDIPDEVLDIYRLWRPTPLIRAKRLEKILDTPARIYYKYEGVSPAGSHKPNTAVPQVYYNAQEGTKNVVTETGAGQWGSSLAFACSLFGLNCEVWQVRASYDQKPYRRLMMQTWGAKVHPSPSDITEAGRKILQMDPSSPGSLGIAISEAAEVAATNADTKYCLGSVLNHVLLHQTVIGEECIKQMEAVGETPDIIIGCTGGGSNFGGLSFPFIREKLNGKINPVIRAVEPTACPSLTKGVYAYDFGDTAGMTPLMKMHTLGHDFIPDPIHAGGLRYHGMAPLLSHVYELGLMEAISIPQTECFQGAIQFARTEGIIPAPEPTHAIAATIREALRCKETGEAKVILTAMCGHGHFDLASYEKYLQGKMVDLSFDEKKIQEALDKIPQVIA comes from the exons ATGGCTGCACAATCACTTTTATATGCAAATTTAAACCCACTGCTCATTTCCGGGTCAACAGGAAACCAGATCAAAG CTGGGGAACAATTTCTTGGGTCTTTTCCATTGAAGGCAAAGACTACACGCCCGAGGCTTTCAAATGGCTGTAGAGTAAGAGCAGCTGCGACTGCTGTTGCGTTACCGGTTGAAATTCCTTGTCAGTGGTACAATGTGATTGCAGACCTATCAGTGAAACCTCCTCCTCCGTTGCatcccaaaacttttgaaCCTGTCAAACCTGAAGATTTGTCTCCTCTATTCCCTGATGAGTTGATTAAGCAAGAGGCAAGCACTGACAGGTTCATAGATATCCCTGATGAAGTTCTTGATATATACAGGCTTTGGCGTCCAACGCCTCTAATAAG AGCCAAGAGGTTGGAGAAGATTCTAGATACGCCCGCCAGAATTTACTACAAATATGAAGGTGTCAGCCCAGCTGGATCTCACAAACCTAACACTGCAGTTCCACAAGTGTATTATAATGCACAAGAAGGCACCAAAAATGTTGTAACTGAAACCGGTGCTGGCCAGTGGGGGAGTTCACTGGCCTTCGCATGCAGCTTATTTGGTCTCAACTGTGAG GTATGGCAGGTCCGTGCTTCTTATGATCAGAAACCATATCGAAGATTAATGATGCAGACTTGGGGTGCAAAAGTACATCCATCTCCATCTGACATCACTGAAGCAGGTAGGAAAATTCTGCAAATGGATCCATCAAGCCCGGGAAGTTTAGGAATAGCCATTTCAGAAGCTGCAGAGGTTGCTGCTACAAATGCTGATACAAAGTATTGCCTGGGCAGCGTCCTCAATCATGTCTTGCTACACCAGACTGTCATAGGAGAAGAGTGTATAAAGCAGATGGAGGCTGTAGGAGAAACCCCAGACATCATCATAGGGTGTACTGGTGGTGGATCCAATTTTGGCGGGCTCAGCTTCCCATTCATCCGAGAGAAACTCAATGGAAAAATCAACCCTGTAATAAGAGCAGTTGAACCTACTGCATGTCCTTCTCTAACAAAAGGCGTGTATGCTTATGATTTTGGTGATACCGCAGGGATGACTCCATTGATGAAGATGCATACACTTGGGCACGACTTCATTCCTGATCCAATTCATGCTG GAGGATTACGTTACCATGGTATGGCACCATTATTATCACATGTCTATGAATTAGGTCTCATGGAAGCAATTTCAATTCCTCAGACCGAGTGCTTTCAAG GTGCTATACAATTTGCTAGAACTGAAGGGATAATACCAGCGCCAGAACCGACTCATGCAATTGCAGCCACCATCAGGGAAGCCCTCCGTTGTAAGGAAACTGGAGAAGCAAAGGTTATTCTGACGGCAATGTGTGGCCATGGCCATTTTGACCTTGCTTCTTATGAGAAGTACTTGCAAGGAAAGATGGTTGACTTGTCGTTTGACgagaagaaaatacaagaggCTCTGGACAAAATTCCTCAAGTGATTGCATGA